The Fictibacillus arsenicus genome contains a region encoding:
- a CDS encoding NAD(P)-dependent alcohol dehydrogenase, which produces MKAVVCNKYGSPDVLQFEEIEKPIPKGNQVLVKVHASSLNYGNLVLLKGEPFLARFAFGLTKPKYPIPGGDIAGRVEAVGKDVKQFQPGDEVFGDLSSCGWGGYAEYVSAAESALAKKPANLTFEEAAAVPMAAVTALQSLRDKGKIQTGQKVLIYGASGGVGTFAVQIAKFFGAEVTALCSSRNLGIARSNGADNTIDYTKEEFPKKIDHYDLILGVNGSQPISVYKRALKPNGIFVNVGGSGSQLSQAMFLGPWISMTGSKKISTFLQRQNQKDLIFVKELLETGKVKPVIDKCYKLSEVSEAFRYFEEGHAQGKVVITI; this is translated from the coding sequence ATGAAAGCTGTAGTTTGTAACAAATATGGTTCACCTGATGTACTTCAATTTGAAGAAATAGAAAAGCCTATTCCAAAGGGCAATCAAGTACTAGTGAAGGTTCATGCATCATCCTTAAATTATGGCAATCTGGTCCTTTTAAAAGGAGAACCGTTCTTGGCCCGCTTTGCTTTCGGTCTCACAAAACCAAAATACCCAATACCCGGAGGTGACATAGCCGGGCGGGTGGAAGCTGTCGGAAAAGATGTAAAGCAGTTTCAGCCGGGTGATGAGGTGTTCGGTGATCTTTCAAGTTGTGGGTGGGGTGGTTATGCAGAATATGTATCTGCAGCCGAAAGTGCATTAGCAAAGAAACCAGCAAATCTAACTTTCGAAGAAGCCGCTGCAGTACCGATGGCGGCAGTTACTGCACTTCAAAGTCTGCGGGATAAAGGTAAGATCCAGACCGGGCAAAAAGTTTTGATTTATGGTGCCTCTGGCGGTGTGGGGACATTCGCTGTTCAAATTGCAAAATTTTTTGGAGCAGAGGTAACGGCTTTATGCAGTTCGAGAAATTTAGGCATTGCGCGATCAAATGGTGCAGACAATACAATAGATTATACGAAAGAGGAATTTCCTAAAAAAATTGACCATTATGATCTTATTCTTGGTGTTAATGGATCTCAGCCAATTTCAGTTTATAAAAGAGCTTTAAAACCTAATGGAATTTTTGTGAATGTAGGAGGTTCAGGCTCTCAATTGTCCCAAGCCATGTTTCTAGGTCCGTGGATTTCAATGACTGGGAGTAAGAAGATAAGTACCTTTTTACAAAGGCAAAACCAAAAGGATCTAATTTTTGTGAAAGAACTTCTTGAGACCGGCAAAGTAAAACCTGTTATTGATAAATGTTACAAATTGAGTGAAGTATCCGAGGCTTTTAGGTACTTTGAAGAAGGACACGCTCAAGGAAAAGTAGTTATCACGATATGA